A stretch of the Vulcanisaeta souniana JCM 11219 genome encodes the following:
- the rtcA gene encoding RNA 3'-terminal phosphate cyclase, producing the protein MIEIDGSVLEGGGQILRTALALSAITGRPVRIYNIRARRSNPGLQQQHLTGVIAAARISNAQVTGAVKGSTELVFRPGRISCGDFRFDIGTAGAITLVIQTILPILIYAPCRSTVTITGGTDVPWSPPIDYVRFVMLPMLSLFGVKAELKLVRRGHYPRGGGEVILTVEPGGLRPVEVIEFGELREVRGISHAVRLPAHVAHRQANSAREYLVKAGVKVPIDIAVETYEQGKDPHLGPGSGIVLWAVSSKGLIKGADALGERGKPAEAVGEEAAKGLLGNLRSGMALDEYMGDMVIPYMALAGNSVVGISRITLHALTNIYIVEKILGVKFEVSGKEGKPGLIRVFHA; encoded by the coding sequence ATGATTGAGATCGATGGATCAGTGCTTGAGGGCGGTGGGCAGATACTCAGGACAGCCCTGGCACTCTCGGCAATTACGGGCAGGCCAGTTAGGATATACAACATTAGGGCTAGGAGGAGTAACCCGGGACTTCAGCAGCAGCACTTGACCGGCGTTATTGCTGCCGCCAGGATATCCAATGCCCAGGTAACGGGCGCCGTGAAGGGCTCCACGGAGCTCGTGTTCAGGCCGGGGAGGATTAGTTGTGGTGATTTTAGGTTTGACATTGGAACCGCCGGTGCTATTACCCTCGTCATACAGACAATACTCCCAATACTGATCTACGCTCCATGCAGGAGCACGGTGACAATAACCGGAGGGACCGATGTTCCCTGGTCACCACCCATTGACTATGTTAGGTTCGTAATGCTACCAATGCTAAGCCTATTCGGCGTTAAGGCCGAGTTAAAGCTCGTTAGGCGTGGCCACTACCCAAGGGGTGGCGGTGAGGTAATACTCACTGTAGAGCCAGGCGGGCTAAGGCCGGTCGAGGTTATTGAGTTCGGGGAGTTGAGGGAGGTTAGGGGTATTTCACACGCGGTTAGGTTGCCCGCCCACGTGGCCCATAGACAGGCAAACTCGGCAAGGGAGTACCTGGTCAAGGCCGGTGTTAAGGTCCCAATTGACATTGCCGTGGAGACCTACGAGCAGGGTAAGGACCCGCACCTGGGGCCGGGCAGTGGTATTGTGCTCTGGGCCGTGTCGAGTAAGGGCTTGATTAAGGGTGCGGATGCGCTTGGCGAGAGGGGTAAGCCTGCGGAGGCCGTGGGTGAGGAGGCCGCCAAGGGACTACTTGGGAATTTAAGGAGCGGCATGGCGCTTGATGAGTACATGGGTGATATGGTGATACCGTACATGGCCCTGGCCGGCAACAGTGTCGTTGGCATTTCTAGGATAACTCTTCATGCCTTAACTAACATATACATTGTTGAGAAAATACTCGGTGTTAAGTTTGAGGTCAGTGGTAAGGAGGGCAAGCCTGGCCTCATTAGGGTTTTCCACGCTTAA
- a CDS encoding MFS transporter, with translation MIGRVVESRANIVGGYLSWVMDSYDLGAVLVTAPVLGQLFFPRAGGSLTMLFDLLPIVFTVIFRPIGGLVFGYVGDKLGRRFSLLVTVLGYSLSIGLTGFLPTYEEIGVSATASLILLRSLQGIFIGGDVAGSFTISMESTPKLRGLFSGVLQSGVLLGFTLVSLVQSSLVALLGSSFTNYGWRIVFWLGMIPAALAIIIRLSMREPAVWLRRTHLNPMKALFPLPQVFLVTLGNWIMVYASSTFMPTFLATILGLPPRIYAPLLIIFNAVGIPAMMISGYASDLIGRRTTGVVASVMAIAGAAWFYATVNAHHLTTQLLIFGFFLNLPSAIIPAYLAERFRTHGRATGVGVGYNGPFIIAGWTSVLIAVLSVVFGPYMAALITFTIGAVLMIIGLLLGPETRDTPLY, from the coding sequence ATGATTGGGCGTGTAGTTGAGAGTAGGGCCAATATCGTTGGTGGTTACCTCTCGTGGGTTATGGACTCCTATGACTTAGGCGCTGTGCTTGTCACTGCGCCTGTGCTTGGTCAATTGTTCTTCCCGAGGGCCGGCGGTTCACTGACCATGTTGTTCGACCTACTGCCCATAGTGTTCACGGTCATCTTTAGGCCCATTGGCGGGCTTGTGTTTGGCTATGTCGGTGACAAACTCGGCAGGAGATTCTCGCTACTGGTAACCGTGCTTGGTTACTCCCTCTCAATAGGCCTGACTGGGTTTTTACCAACCTACGAAGAAATCGGCGTATCAGCGACGGCCTCATTAATACTGCTGAGATCGTTGCAGGGAATCTTCATTGGCGGTGATGTTGCGGGTAGCTTCACGATATCCATGGAGAGCACGCCGAAGCTCAGGGGATTGTTCTCGGGCGTTCTACAGTCCGGCGTACTACTTGGCTTCACGCTGGTCAGTTTAGTGCAGTCTAGCCTTGTCGCACTGCTTGGATCATCCTTCACTAACTATGGCTGGAGGATAGTATTTTGGTTAGGCATGATACCGGCGGCTCTGGCAATAATCATTAGGCTAAGCATGAGAGAGCCGGCGGTATGGCTCAGGAGGACCCATTTAAACCCCATGAAGGCCCTATTCCCACTGCCGCAGGTATTTCTGGTGACCCTAGGTAACTGGATCATGGTCTACGCAAGCTCCACCTTCATGCCGACCTTCCTAGCCACCATTCTTGGGCTACCGCCCAGGATCTACGCGCCGCTACTCATAATATTCAATGCAGTGGGCATACCGGCCATGATGATCAGTGGCTATGCATCGGACCTAATTGGCAGGAGAACCACCGGTGTGGTGGCCTCCGTAATGGCCATCGCCGGAGCCGCTTGGTTCTACGCCACAGTCAATGCCCACCACCTAACAACACAGCTGTTAATCTTCGGCTTCTTCCTTAACCTGCCCTCTGCCATAATACCTGCCTACTTGGCGGAGAGGTTTAGGACCCATGGTAGGGCAACGGGCGTTGGGGTTGGGTACAACGGGCCGTTCATAATCGCTGGGTGGACGTCGGTGCTCATTGCTGTACTATCTGTTGTATTTGGTCCATACATGGCTGCGTTAATTACGTTCACCATAGGCGCCGTGCTCATGATAATCGGCCTACTGCTTGGTCCCGAGACCAGGGACACGCCACTATACTGA
- the rnhA gene encoding ribonuclease HI, translating into MPVVYFDGACEPRNPGGVGTYGFVVYGGNGNVVHEDYGIACEPSPNCTNNVAEYTGLIRALEWLVGHGFSNSRLIVHGDSQLVIRQLMGVYSVRAEHLKPLHNKALELLRNFDAKLEWVPREENARADELSKKAYIEYLDNHPELVEALSQYFATEKQLASLKELGIEPYKYMSKMEANRLIRKLLKS; encoded by the coding sequence ATGCCAGTGGTTTACTTTGATGGTGCTTGTGAACCAAGGAACCCAGGCGGTGTTGGGACTTATGGTTTCGTGGTCTACGGCGGCAATGGCAACGTGGTTCATGAGGATTACGGCATTGCCTGCGAACCAAGTCCAAACTGCACGAATAATGTTGCCGAGTACACGGGCTTAATAAGGGCGCTGGAGTGGTTGGTGGGTCACGGCTTTAGCAACTCAAGGCTCATTGTACATGGCGATTCGCAACTCGTGATTAGGCAATTAATGGGTGTGTATAGTGTACGTGCTGAGCACCTAAAGCCACTTCACAATAAGGCCCTTGAATTACTAAGGAACTTCGACGCCAAGCTTGAGTGGGTTCCTAGGGAGGAGAATGCCAGGGCTGATGAGCTGAGTAAGAAGGCGTATATCGAGTACCTCGATAACCACCCCGAGTTAGTTGAGGCCCTCAGTCAGTACTTCGCCACCGAGAAGCAGTTGGCGTCATTGAAAGAACTCGGCATCGAGCCTTACAAGTACATGAGCAAGATGGAAGCTAACAGGCTCATCAGGAAATTACTCAAGTCGTAA
- a CDS encoding prenyltransferase, with translation MLISPLRKWFTAMNPKTLTATATSATVGALTAYYLLGAFNVVRYVLTVIGVMLAQAGVNMVSDYYDYGSGADLAYARSGIRHRVLPIIDLGLSSRTMMIGGYSLIGIAALIGLYLGLVVNVYVVAVLIITGAVLGISYSAPPLKLRYRGIGEVFAALALGPLTGLGAFVVQTGYPAIQPFINTLPNACFTMLALLAAGMLHRETDVTVGKRTLAVILGVRGSGWLSILITAVLYASLALSVLLGYLPPLSLVAVVTLPIALYYIRPMMSGVLDNNGYRRLRALWGGTFSVRVLYMVLVIASMVVARLVW, from the coding sequence ATGTTAATCAGCCCCCTTAGGAAGTGGTTTACGGCTATGAATCCGAAGACGTTGACTGCCACAGCGACCTCTGCCACTGTCGGTGCCCTCACGGCGTACTACCTCCTTGGCGCGTTTAATGTTGTGAGGTACGTGCTTACGGTGATCGGGGTAATGCTCGCCCAGGCTGGGGTTAACATGGTCAGTGATTACTATGATTATGGGTCAGGGGCAGACCTAGCCTACGCCAGATCCGGCATTAGGCATAGGGTGTTACCAATAATTGACCTGGGGCTCAGCAGTAGGACCATGATGATTGGTGGTTACTCCCTCATAGGCATTGCCGCATTGATCGGCCTCTACCTTGGGCTCGTGGTGAACGTTTACGTAGTTGCCGTTTTAATAATAACGGGGGCCGTCCTTGGCATTAGCTACTCGGCACCACCGCTGAAGTTAAGGTATAGGGGCATCGGTGAGGTCTTCGCTGCCCTGGCCCTCGGCCCCTTAACAGGACTAGGCGCCTTCGTGGTGCAGACGGGTTACCCGGCAATTCAGCCGTTCATTAATACGCTACCCAATGCCTGCTTCACCATGCTAGCCCTACTGGCCGCCGGCATGCTTCATAGGGAGACGGATGTGACCGTGGGCAAGAGGACGCTTGCGGTGATACTTGGTGTGCGTGGCAGTGGGTGGTTGTCGATTTTAATCACGGCAGTACTATACGCGTCACTGGCTTTGTCGGTGCTCCTTGGGTACTTACCGCCCTTATCCCTGGTGGCCGTGGTGACCCTGCCAATTGCCCTCTATTATATAAGGCCAATGATGAGCGGAGTCCTTGATAATAATGGGTATAGGAGGCTCAGGGCGTTGTGGGGAGGAACCTTCTCTGTCAGGGTGCTTTACATGGTCCTGGTGATAGCCTCCATGGTGGTTGCAAGGCTCGTGTGGTGA
- a CDS encoding 8-oxo-dGTP diphosphatase produces the protein MIFIETLVYVVRDGRVLLIRKKRGLGAGYYNGVGGKVEEGEDVVSAAVRECREEVGITPKNLEWMGLLEFWNYEDGRVESVHFVHVFLAREFDGVPRESDEAEPIWFGINEVPYSNMWSDDVMWLPKVLSGRRIYARFNFDHWKLMGGQVFELVKGA, from the coding sequence ATGATATTCATCGAGACCCTGGTCTACGTGGTTAGGGATGGCAGGGTCCTCCTGATAAGGAAGAAGCGCGGGCTCGGTGCTGGTTATTACAATGGGGTTGGTGGTAAGGTTGAGGAGGGTGAGGACGTGGTTTCGGCTGCGGTTAGGGAGTGTAGGGAGGAGGTTGGGATTACGCCGAAGAACCTGGAGTGGATGGGGCTGCTCGAGTTTTGGAATTACGAGGATGGTAGGGTGGAGTCCGTGCACTTCGTCCACGTATTCCTCGCCAGGGAATTCGACGGGGTGCCCAGGGAGTCAGACGAGGCGGAGCCCATCTGGTTCGGGATAAACGAGGTTCCGTACAGTAATATGTGGAGTGACGACGTCATGTGGTTACCGAAGGTCCTAAGTGGCAGGAGGATCTACGCCAGGTTCAATTTTGACCATTGGAAGCTAATGGGCGGGCAGGTCTTCGAGTTAGTCAAGGGCGCATGA
- a CDS encoding peroxiredoxin translates to MVNEGEEAPDFELKSHDGETIRLSNYRGRWIVLYFFPKAFTSGCTRETQEFTRLWDEFEKLGVVVLGISTDPASTQRKFAEKYGVKFKLLSDSEKRASQVYGVLRPTGTAERTTFIINPEGKVAKVIRRVKPEEHPAKALEFLRQSM, encoded by the coding sequence ATGGTCAACGAGGGTGAGGAGGCTCCCGACTTCGAATTAAAGAGCCACGATGGAGAAACAATAAGGCTATCAAACTACAGAGGTAGGTGGATCGTGCTCTACTTCTTCCCAAAGGCCTTCACCAGCGGCTGCACGAGGGAGACCCAGGAATTCACCAGGCTATGGGATGAATTCGAGAAACTAGGCGTGGTGGTCCTGGGCATAAGCACAGACCCAGCGAGCACCCAGAGGAAGTTCGCTGAGAAGTACGGCGTTAAATTCAAACTACTAAGCGACAGCGAGAAACGTGCATCGCAGGTATACGGCGTGCTGAGACCCACGGGAACCGCGGAGAGGACCACATTCATAATAAACCCAGAGGGCAAGGTGGCCAAGGTAATCAGGAGGGTCAAGCCAGAGGAGCACCCTGCCAAAGCCCTGGAATTCCTGAGACAAAGTATGTAA
- a CDS encoding MFS transporter, giving the protein MGLSTGYRGSHVLLSVLIGLGTFLDGYDLLNISIVLPFLVHFMRLTPEMQGLLGTTTYIGGVFGALVFGVFSDLRGRRVALLSDISFFLVSSFLSAFVTSPGQLLALRFLVGFGIGADIVSGPALLSEESPTPRRGLLLGVSLIMMPLGGLVSALLAHVFLTMGLPPGILWRIILGAGAIPAAIVILLRSRLPESTRWLLRGAPGRRRMPFNEVWRGYWRMLIYSSAAWVGAGTTSIFTIFTPMLVALRGGGYGSMLGTVLLLWVFATLGALLGSLMLDRVGRRILLMASLIGLGIAFWYVAITYRTPGLEYSLSLAMFMTFLVVSGAYTVQTEVFPVEVKSLADGIAFSLNRIANFVFGALTPMYLYVGLTTRYLGWVGVFVLIMAITALFTGMETARKDLEEIERLTKGNS; this is encoded by the coding sequence ATGGGGTTAAGCACTGGGTATAGGGGTAGTCATGTCTTGTTATCGGTGCTCATTGGCCTAGGTACTTTCCTCGATGGTTATGACCTACTAAACATCAGTATTGTCCTGCCCTTCCTGGTTCACTTCATGCGCTTGACTCCAGAGATGCAGGGATTGCTTGGCACAACCACTTACATAGGCGGTGTGTTCGGTGCCCTGGTCTTCGGCGTGTTCAGCGACCTTAGGGGCAGGAGAGTGGCGCTACTGAGCGACATATCCTTCTTCCTAGTTAGTTCGTTCCTCTCGGCATTCGTAACATCCCCAGGGCAGCTCCTGGCGCTTAGGTTCCTGGTTGGTTTCGGAATTGGTGCTGACATAGTGTCCGGACCAGCCTTACTCTCTGAGGAGTCACCAACGCCGAGGAGGGGCCTCCTACTTGGTGTTTCATTAATAATGATGCCACTTGGTGGCTTGGTCAGTGCCCTATTGGCCCACGTATTCCTCACAATGGGATTACCCCCAGGCATCCTATGGAGGATTATCCTCGGTGCCGGCGCCATTCCCGCGGCAATAGTCATACTGCTGAGGAGTAGGTTGCCTGAATCAACAAGGTGGTTGCTCAGGGGTGCCCCGGGGCGTAGGAGGATGCCATTCAATGAGGTGTGGAGGGGTTACTGGAGAATGCTTATTTATTCATCAGCTGCCTGGGTTGGCGCCGGCACGACATCCATCTTCACAATATTCACGCCAATGCTCGTCGCCCTCAGGGGTGGTGGTTATGGCAGTATGCTAGGCACGGTATTACTGCTTTGGGTCTTCGCGACGCTGGGCGCCTTGCTCGGCTCACTAATGCTTGACAGGGTTGGTAGGAGGATCCTGCTAATGGCGTCATTAATTGGTTTGGGGATTGCCTTCTGGTACGTGGCGATCACGTATAGGACTCCTGGGCTTGAGTACTCGCTGTCTCTGGCCATGTTCATGACGTTCCTAGTCGTTAGCGGTGCATACACTGTTCAGACCGAGGTGTTCCCAGTGGAGGTTAAGTCCTTAGCTGACGGCATAGCCTTCTCCCTAAATAGGATCGCGAACTTTGTGTTTGGTGCATTAACGCCAATGTACCTCTATGTAGGCCTAACAACGCGGTACCTCGGCTGGGTTGGGGTCTTTGTATTAATAATGGCCATAACCGCGTTATTCACCGGTATGGAAACTGCGAGGAAGGATCTTGAGGAAATAGAAAGACTAACAAAAGGCAATTCATGA